One window of Scheffersomyces stipitis CBS 6054 chromosome 1, whole genome shotgun sequence genomic DNA carries:
- the SEO1 gene encoding Suppressor of Sulfoxyde Ethionine resistance (Suppressor of Sulfoxyde Ethionine resistance Permease of the major facilitator superfamily Carbohydrate transport and metabolism) gives DFELRDEANRPWWKFFDDFEYRFNSKVRSRQSRFRWGEKNMPFLEKKLLIKLNILITLYSFVGYWVKYLDQANITNAYVSGMREEIGMAQNDYINAQSMYNAGAVIFQVFFMYLLPRVPLHYLIGGSELIWGFITLAHYAVQTPTQLYALRFLVGAAESGYFILWHFCFSNYFLPTELGLVGGFYYCGQMLGYLTSGLIAGQTSATMEGVGGLSGWRWLFIIDAIITIPVALLGFIMIPGTPYNCYSIFLTDDEVRLARSRLKKANISPASPNPPPFFSKKVWKNIIFDWRIYILSVLDYCFWSSNQNTGGGIALWLKADKSYSIPTLNRLTSIPPALGILFILLVNIGADIYKSRVLSISWAYSLNLIGNVILAIWDVPDSAKWFAFMLGYMSITVSSVIYGWMNDIMRHDAQERAIVLLFTNLFSQQFRAWLDRIVFPTVDAPRYHTGYVYASCHTAGTVVMAFVTLWFYKRQEKKDAKKNGILLYDSTK, from the coding sequence GACTTCGAGCTTAGAGATGAAGCCAACAGACCTTGGTGGAAATTCTTTGATGACTTCGAATACCGATTCAATTCTAAAGTCAGAAGCAGACAGAGCCGTTTCCGTTGGGGTGAAAAGAACATGcctttcttggaaaagaagcttTTGATAAAGTTGAATATTCTCATTACCCTTTATTCATTTGTGGGTTACTGGGTGAAATACTTGGACCAAGCTAATATTACCAATGCCTACGTTTCAGGGATGCGAGAAGAGATCGGTATGGCTCAAAACGATTACATCAATGCTCAGTCCATGTACAATGCTGGGGCTGTTATTTTCCAGGTGTTCTTCATGTACCTTTTGCCTAGAGTTCCTCTTCACTATTTAATTGGTGGTTCTGAACTCATTTGGGGTTTCATCACCTTAGCACATTATGCTGTACAGACTCCAACCCAACTTTACGCTCTTAGATTCTTGGTTGGGGCTGCTGAATCTGGTTATTTCATCCTTTGGCATTTCTGTTTTTCTAACTATTTCCTTCCTACAGAACTTGGGCTTGTTGGAGGATTCTACTATTGTGGTCAGATGCTTGGTTACTTGACGAGTGGTTTGATTGCCGGGCAGACTTCTGCTACAATGGAAGGAGTAGGTGGTCTATCCGGATGGCGCTGGTTGTTCATAATTGATGCCATCATTACAATTCCTGTTGCTTTACTTGGTTTTATCATGATTCCGGGAACCCCCTACAACTGTTACTCAATTTTCTTGACTGATGACGAAGTCAGATTGGCTAGatcaagattgaagaaggctaATATTTCCCCTGCTTCTCCCAACCCACCTCCTTTCTTCAGTAAGAAAGTGTGGaaaaatattatttttgattGGAGAATCTATATCTTATCAGTTCTTGATTACTGCTTTTGGTCATCGAACCAAAATACTGGCGGTGGCATTGCGTTGTGGTTGAAAGCAGATAAGAGCTACAGTATCCCTACATTGAATAGACTTACTTCAATTCCTCCAGCCCTAGGAATTTTGTTCATTCTTTTGGTAAATATTGGTGCTGATATCTATAAATCGCGTGTTCTCTCCATCTCTTGGGCCTATTCCCTAAACCTTATTGGAAATGTGATTCTTGCAATCTGGGATGTACCGGATTCGGCAAAGTGGTTTGCGTTCATGTTGGGGTATATGTCTATTACTGTTAGTTCTGTGATCTATGGTTGGATGAATGATATCATGAGACACGACGCTCAGGAAAGAGCCATCGTTCTTCTCTTCACGAACTtattttcgcagcaattTAGAGCCTGGCTAGACAGAATCGTCTTCCCTACTGTTGATGCCCCTAGGTATCATACCGGGTACGTCTACGCAAGCTGTCATACAGCAGGCACGGTGGTTATGGCATTTGTGACTTTGTGGTTCTACAAGCGCCAGGAGAAAAAGGACGCTAAGAAAAATGGAATTCTCTTGTATGACAGCACCAAG
- the LAC2 gene encoding Lactose Permease (lactose permease, sugar transporter, putative), giving the protein MSTNSLNDSYNPSSTKEKDIVVQSEALADVAIETAFETDGYKKIFQEHPVPRWTKSRLSIYFTCLVIYLVSTTNGYDGSLLSSLITMPEFISHLNIKSASGTGIVFAIFQVGQMVATLFVWLGDFIGRRNAIFIGSVIVCLGAIITSIANNTSTFIGGRFLLSFGSGISCALSTTYLLEITSPDERSALCAIYNSLYYIGSIIATWSSYATSISYANSVLSFRIPLWLQILCPALVVIGLLVGVAPESPRFYYLTGQPDKARAFFCKYHANGDEKHPIVEYEMAQLELSLLEVPKLRVRDYFDARILFKTKSRIYRSLVCIAHSAFGQLSGNAVVGYYITNIFLELGITNPTTRLLLNGVNSILGFIFAMSGSILVGRIGRRPILLYSTTGFVISFTIIAACIAAYTNNNNQVAAKVGIAFIYIFNNVFFSFGYTPLQPLYPAEILSSEMRAKGMALFQITQGTASFINTYAAPVAMQNIKYWYYVFFVFWDTFEVIIIYLYFVETKNLTLEEIELIFESATPVKTSMIISKPGHAANEEKLRLANLKLGKNYVA; this is encoded by the coding sequence ATGAGCACAAATAGTTTAAACGATTCGTACAATCCATCCTCCACCAAAGAGAAGGACATTGTTGTTCAGAGTGAAGCTCTAGCTGATGTTGCCATAGAGACTGCTTTCGAGACCGATGGATATAAAAAgatctttcaagaacatcCAGTTCCTCGTTGGACAAAGCTGAGATTAAGTATTTATTTTACTTGTCTTGTTATCTATTTAGTATCTACTACAAATGGTTATGATGGTTCGTTGCTCTCATCTTTAATCACTATGCCTGAATTCATCTCTCATTTGAATATTAAATCAGCTTCTGGCACTGGCATcgtttttgcaatctttcAGGTAGGTcaaatggttgcaactcTTTTCGTTTGGTTAGGAGATttcattggaagaagaaatgcaATTTTCATTGGTTCTGTTATTGTTTGCTTAGGAGCAATCATTACTTCGATAGCCAACAATACTTCTACATTTATTGGTGGTAGATTCTTGCTTTCATTTGGTTCTGGAATATCATGTGCTTTGAGCACTACCTACTTATTGGAAATCACTTCACCTGATGAGAGATCAGCTTTATGTGCCATATACAACAGTTTGTATTATATCGGTTCTATAATTGCAACTTGGTCCTCATATGCAACTAGTATCAGTTATGCCAACTCAGTTCTTTCCTTCAGAATTCCACTTTGGTTACAAATTTTGTGTCCAGCACTTGTTGTTATTGGTCTTCTCGTTGGTGTTGCCCCAGAGTCTCCTCGGTTTTATTATTTAACTGGCCAACCTGACAAAGCTAGAGCCTTCTTTTGCAAATACCATGCAAATGGAGATGAAAAACATCCAATTGTTGAGTACGAAATGGCCCAGCTAGAATTGTCTTTGCTCGAAGTTCCAAAACTTAGAGTTCGTGACTACTTCGATGCTAGAATTCTTTTCAAAACGAAGTCTCGTATATACAGAAGTTTGGTTTGCATCGCTCACTCTGCATTTGGTCAATTATCAGGTAATGCAGTTGTTGGCTACtacatcaccaacatcTTTTTGGAGTTAGGAATAACCAATCCTACGACTCgtttgttgttgaatggGGTAAATTCTATTCTTGGTTTCATTTTTGCTATGTCTGGTTCTATTTTGgttggaagaattggaagaagaccaaTTCTTTTATATTCGACTACTGGTTTCGTCATTAGTTTTACTATTATTGCTGCCTGTATTGCTGCCTACACAAATAATAACAACCAGGTTGCGGCCAAGGTTGGTATTGCCTTCAtctacattttcaataacgtcttcttttcctttggTTACACCCCATTACAACCCTTATATCCTGCAGAAATATTGAGTAGTGAAATGAGAGCTAAAGGTATGGCACTCTTCCAAATTACTCAGGGTACTGCCAGTTTCATCAACACTTACGCAGCACCTGTGGCAATGCAGAATATCAAGTATTGGTACTACGTCTTTTTCGTCTTTTGGGATACCTTCGAGGTAATAATTATCTACTTGTATTTCGTGGAgaccaagaacttgactttggaagagattgaatTGATCTTTGAGTCTGCCACACCTGTCAAGACTAGTATGATAATTTCCAAGCCAGGACACGCAGCCAATGAAGAGAAGCTCAGGCTTGCTAATCTTAAGCTCGGTAAGAATTATGTTGCCTAA